TAGATTAGCTTTGCACCCTTCATAACTGAGTTGAAATTATTTCAGAACAAGGGAGAGCTTTTTCATTGGAgaagtgtcattttaaaaacaaaatatttgggAAAAAAGTGTCTGCTGACCGCTTACATATGCTAATTTgctaaaggtttttcttttatacatcATCTAGGAAGAACACTTGGTTTTGGTAAATGCAAATTTTGGTGTCTTATGTGAGTAACTCCATTCTTCTGACTGGCCGTAGAAATAACAAATTAATACTTTTGGTCATGCAGTTTACAAATATATCAATACAAAATACAAGTAGTTCCAGTTAGCTGCTTTTATATTGCCTAAATCAACACTCACCGAGAATTGAGAGGCTAGTGTAGGCTATGGCTTCCCTCACCTCACAAGAACCAGTTAGAGTAGTTTAAAACAAATGCTTGTAATAGTCAGGAGTCATACCTTGCAGTGCCAAAAATTCACCTTTTAAACTCTCTTGTGtgtttggatgtgttgtgtgtattTGTCCTGCACGTTATTAATTTGCTTGTTATTTGTCTATTTGCATGTAATTCCTCAAAATGATTGCCTTGAGCTCTCTAGTCATTATACATGTTcaacaaaaatatctttttataaGGTAAACAAGAGTTTATAGTGCTGAGAGAAAATTAACCAATGCAGCTTCAAAggttaaattagaaaaaagaagaaaaaagattagTGTAAATATTCAATGTCTTCATCAGCATGTGGCTGGGAAACCAACATCATAACAGGCTTTGCCACTGAGTTTCATTAAGGTGGAGATTGGTGAGATTGAGAAAACAGTACGAGACATAACAATTCCAACAGTGGATGACACATGCGAGGTGGACCAGAGGGAGCGAGATAaaaggacagaaagaaaaacagcacagtGATTCTGAACAAGCTGAGATGAATGACAGCAGCAAACTTGCTTAAAGGTTGaggatggggaaaaaaatagacaaaggAAAGAGTTTGTTGTGGAAGAGAAAAAGCATGCTCAGCAATATGGATCCATAGCCCTGGGTTAGGCAGAGAACTCTTCATCAGCACTTCAATTGCTGCCAATATCACTGACTCATCATCACCCTGATACACAACTACAGGATTAAAGAAAAAGCCTCTACCACCATCACCTTCACCATCACACATCAGCCTTGTCATTATCACTATACGTGTCCTGTCACCCTGTGAGCACTCTGATAGGagagacaacaaaaaaaaaaaaaaaaaaaaaagaaaaaggtagtttttaattcacttttttgATGGAGCAAACTTATTGGTAGATTTCTTCCCTTTAACTATTCTTCCCTAAGACCATAGTGGGAAAAGCCTGGAGCTGTTGGGCATCTGTCCCAGTGCTAGTCTCACACCTGCTCCTggcaaaaacagaataactatGCAAAACTCTCTTTCATTCTCACAGACTCCTTCTTCTTCCTTGTTCTCTCTCTggctttttaattaaacagaagCAGAGGGCTGCAAAAACCTGCCACTAATTACACAGTCGCTGCCTCCCCCTCTCttcttttcccttttgcttctgtttgctctcctctcctctcctctcctctcctctcctctcctctcctctcctctcctctcctcttccttttctatCCTGCGAGCTGAGCTGGAGGTCTGCCAACAGCCTGTGGAATCGCTTACCAGTCACCACGACAGGGGAGAGAAGGTACTGTCAGCATATGTGCacaaaaagtgcaaaaaatcaCACTGTCCACATgccagaacagaaaaaaaaaacatttcacaactgaaaatgtgtaaaacagcagcttgcaaacacacactagTTGCTGATGTGCTCCTGTTGAGTAGCCTGTTGACCACTAcagctgtgtatgtgtgtgaggggGAGGCGCGAGAATGATCGGCTTCCTAATGAGAGGGAACACTAATCATATTTCACACCGacacaaacacaatcacaaCATCTGTAACTACTGTTGCCTGCCCTGTCATACCCTCCACCCCCTTTTTCTCATGCACTTCCGTTGAGCTTCCCTCCCCCTGCCTAAATTCttccactttcattttcttttctaccATCCTTTCTGctgtctttcctttttatttctatagtgATCAAACACAGATCTTGATACTGGCACCCCCTCAACTATTTACTtctttctcattgtcttttttttctcttttctgtctgtctgcaaaGCTTTCTACAGCTTTGGGGGGGCTGAAGGGAGGCAGTGACACTGTAATTTAACAGTGGGTTGTCTAATACATCACACGCATAATGTACACACACTGCTATGTCACATCACAATGaggtaggtgtgtgtgtgtttgtgacagtAGTGTGTTTGAGCAAGAAAggccaaattaaattaaacagaggCAGAGATAGCATAGACACATGTGAAGTCACATCCACACAAGAAACTTGCAATAATGGCTGCAAGCCATGTTGGACAGAGGAGGAGTGATTAAACAGCAGAGATACTGTAGCTTGATGATAAGAGGAAAGGGGAGCTGATAGAGATTCAGCTTTAGCTAAAGTAGCTGGACAGCAGGAGTGGGCGGGACGCAGAAGCCCCCTCTGCTGCAATCAAGCCTCTGTCACCATCTGGACGCCATTTTAAAACCATCAGCTCCGGCTCCCCGTGTAAACAAGGGCGTGACCCCAAACATGCTCCCCTCACTAAATGGGCTTGTTCTGGCATCTGCAGATCCCAAAAATGGCTGACTTTGTGGGGGTGAAAACTGGGCCAGGGAAAGGGTGTTTTGCTGCTCATTACTGCAGTATTTCTGAGGGTGAGCAAAATATGTCAAGTTTTAATTCATCCAAAACTATTAGCAATGCTGTTCTTGGTGCGCCAGCATTCACAGTAATGATATTTTTCTTGGTGGCTTTGAGATGATCTTTACATTTTCATTGGTTCGTAGCGGACTTGATACAAAAACGATATTATGGATCATCAGACATTTTCACCTGTTGGAGCTTTTATGAAGAAGAGTATATCAAAGCATTTAACTATAAGAATAAGTTAGCTCATATTTGtaattgtaaatgtaaaaacattgaaaacgTACATCAAAAAGTGTGCTaatattaaacataataatatttataagtCTATAAAGGAACTCtataaagattatttaaataaataaagaaatagcaAGTTGGAATTTATATGTTTCAGTTTGGAAAATTAATAGATGCTTTCATGTGTATGGTataaaagggggaaaaagagGGTGGGGGGACTGTCCTACAGAGGAGCTGCTGATAAGATCAATATGAACAGCACACATGACAGTGAATAACATTACAACTGTGGATTTATCTAATTTTCCCTGATCAGTCTCAGATCATGAGTTGATCTTAGTCTTTTTCTGTCCTTAAATTACAAAATAGcctgaagagaaaataaagtcCTTATTTGGATACAGTAGGGGATGAAAGTGGACTAAAAGCAGGGATTGGTCAAGTTCAACTCTGGTTAACAGCCTAGTCAGAAAAACATGCCCAGTTGCCTTAAAGCATATTCACTTATTGCTTACTACAAGTCCTGCACCCCATTTAAACAGTGCAAATTGGTGGCAAAGCAAGACAGAAGCTTCCTGCATCCCTTTAGCAGTCAtgccaaatgtaaaaaaaaaaaaaaaagattttactcattgaatgagaaaaaaatgcacatagACCAATATTTATCACGAGACAGGGCTGGGAAATTTTAGATGTATGCAAAAAGTATAACTTACATTGATTTGAATTTGCCTAGAAGAActttgaaagtgatgtcctgtCAAAACCTTTCAAAAGAGCAAAGGTCAATGGGGAAAACTCCATCCTTTGttggtttcttttttcactAAACTAGTAATTACTTTAAAAGTCTTATGAGTGCCAACAGAATGATATTACTAAACTGGTAAATGTCCAGGCATTTAgattaacacaaacacatacacacagaaggATTATGAAGAACATGGTTTTAAGAATTATGATGTGCTTACATGGATAGAGAGATTGAGAGGTAGAGCCTGTGACAGTGAAATACAGAATGAGGCTTTCAGGGAGATGTGTGTATTCCTATGGGAGGTTGTGTTAAAGATCTGATGCAAAGTTCagactcatgcacacacacaaacacactcagacacacccacacatccacacagaggTATTAGGCAGCAGAATGATAATGACATGGAAATGATATGGTAATGATATGGTAATCTGGCAACATTATTCTGCCCACCAGAGACTGAGAGGGAGAAGAACCTGCAACAAActgtacacattcacacaggATAGGGAGAAATCCAGGGACCGATGAGGCTAAGAGTTAGAGACTAAGAGTTAGACCAGTGTGGGGAAAGGTTTTTCTGCTGAAAAGAAGTGTTGTAAGTTTACTGCTACTATTATTACTTTAATGTCTTTAGCAATAAACTGTTTGTACCTTACTGTAAAATGCATCCTTTTCTCAGACTTACTATTGACAATCTGTTTTGTGCTGCTTAAGAAAACTTTTTCATATTAGTTTGaccataaattaataaataaatcttgacTAAAGTCCCACCTGCCATATTTCACTCAggctttttatgttaatttttaactggaaaaaataacaagcAGCTGACAAAGTGCATAAGTTTACTTTTTTTGAGTTTTCAAGACTCAAATGTGAAAGTAAACCATCATGTGTATGTGTAGTCAAAGAATAATGGTTAGGTGCTGTAGGGTAAGCACTGAATTAAAGAGAAGACATAAACAAATGAAGCATTAATTGATTTCTTGTCTACGGAGAATAGAACTTTCCACAATGTAGACAACACTGCCACCCTCTGACAAAACGTCTATACTACAATTCTCACcgtataaaaagaaagaaagaaagaaagaaagaaagaaagaaagaaagaaagaaagaaagaaagaaagaaagaaagaaagaaaggattgTCATTACCAGGACAAACTAAAGAGAGATCCTGCCTAAATTATGTTACTTAAAATCATATCTATTGTAATTATACTTAACTACTCTTATGTAGATGgctgctaatttattttacaggtGTATTTTTCAGGTccatttaacttaattttaaaaaaattggcttactattatttaattattcctTTTTCtgcctaaaaatgttttgaataaaacCTTGCAGTGCATCTTCACCATCTGTGGAAATAGTTTGTAAAAGAATCTTAAATGTGGATATGTTTCatgctgaaaaagaaagaaaagaattaagCCACTACCAGTATTTCTACAATGTTCTTTACCAACACCACTgttccttcttttttatttccctcTCTGTTGTCGCTGTTTCCCGAGCTGCTCTTTTTTAAGTGGCTGTGATTGACAGCTGGGCTATATCCATGCAATATCACCCAGCGCACGTTCCTATTCCCTCCTGGAGCCTTCATCCGCCGGTCAAATTAACCTTCCGTGCCAACGGGAGGGGGCCCTGCGTGGGCCAATCAGCAGGTGATTAGGGCAGGGGCGGGAGGGGTGAGGGGTCACTGCGATGGGGCCATCGCAGGCCTGATTGGTTTCAATCAGCAGCCAGCCGCAAGGACAGCTGGGAGCTGAGCGGTAGTGAGCGCTAATCAACGCGTCCCACAGTGAGGCATGAAcagccaccacacacacacacaaacagcagcagcagcaggctgaTGTTTGTGTATATACACTGACAACCCCTACTTCTCTGTATGTACACACTCACTCAGAAACAAGAAACAGACACACAGAAAGACTTGGGAAGCAGAAATGAACAGCAAACAGCACAACAGATGAACAGAAAATCCCTTAATGGAAAACTAGGGgaaagagtgagagagagaaagaaatactCAGAGGAACCCCAAAATCTAACTGCAAATTTACTGGCTAATTGCATTGGATTTATTATTTTGACGACTGTCACATCTGGTAGTGGCCCATGACATTGGTTTTAAACGCTGTGTCCTGCAAACCACGTCAACGCAGCTCATGTGATGTCTGAAATGTGGAACAATCCAGATTTGCTCTGCTATGTCTGATGTTATGCAAATTACTGTTCAGATACCAGCAAAGCACAGCACTGACCAGTCTCTGACCAAATCAAACTCAACAAGTCACAAAGATCTTATTATAGGTCTCCTTTGGTATGTGTTGCTGGGTTGCATGACTGAGAGGAATGTCTGCAGAGCTACAGGAGAAGAATTTACACTAactgttcatttatttgtctGAACTCCTAATCTCCTGTTGCtattatgaaaaaaacaacagtttccTACTTTATTTCCTTCCTgatcttcacacacacacacatacattcacaaacacacaagcacaaaagCAACAAGACAGGTTAGGTAAGACAGGTGACTCATCATTatattatactttttaaaaatatgactaCAGTAGCTAACACATAATCGGTCAAACCTTTCCATCAGACCTTTAGATCATCATAAGATAATTACAGTATCTGATGTTTAATGAGCCTGCTAATCATTTTCCACTCTGTATGTGTAGAAAGTTGGCTTGTTCACCCTcaaatacattcacaaaaaacGAACAGAACTACCACCACAGGTATTGTGCATAAGGATATTATCACAATGTTTCTGATCACAAACAATACATGTGAATGATACAACcctcaaaacatgtttttatcattacaattataattatttgtcAGTGATTGGCCATTACGCTCATTTGTACTTCTCATATGACAAACAGCTTCATcaaatcatttaattattttgttgtgagcagtttctcctttttttacatttaatactCTGACATTTCAAGTTAAACCAATAAGTCAATAAAGTGATCAGTcaacaaatggaaaaataatcGGCATTCATTCTTATAATGACCATGACAATTTCAAGCAATGTGCTCAGTCACTCAAATGTAACTAACATGTAACTTAGTGACATACGATGAGTCAAGGGATCAGGTGATACTGTGTTTGACGATGACTCTGTGGTACTGAATCCAAGGGAAGCTGAGAGCGGCCGGACTCgcttgttgttttaaaactgttttcatgacATAACGAGATAAATTATCATGTTACCACAAGAACAGTCTTCGTAACGACATAGGATCCCATGCAAGCTCTAATGTGCATATTTTCCCAAGGAATAATCCCTAAACAGCtaacctatatatatatatatatatatatatatatatatatatatatatatagagagagagagagagagagagagagagagagagagagagagagagagagagagagagagagagagagaatgttGAGATTACATTTGGATTACCTCAcaaatatgcagaaaaaaatagcaaaatatTATCTGCAGACTTTGAAGAATGCTGTTttcaatcagtttttatttgaactgttCAATCCCAATTAGATTTCATTGGGGTTGAACAGTCTCTCCGCACTGTGTGTGAATTCATGAAAAATTACAGCTTTTGGATTTTTGATCAGATTTTGacatacaaacatgtttttgatattttatagagtaattaaaataatttgttgaGAGCAGTCAATAAAACAATCAGTCAATAATGAAAATGTTACAACTGTTGAAAGGCAGTAGatcttaaataatttaaagctGAAGTAGTTTGTCAATCtatcaataaacagaaaattaatcagtaacaataacagtaacagtaacaaaaaatgaggaaatatcAGGCAGTGCGGTCTTAGTTATTTTGTGCTtcaattaacattttaaactatCGTGAATAATGTGCTGCTGATTCTGGTAAACTTAAATATCTATGCAATTGTTTCCTCTTGCGATCCAGCCTGAGGTTGGCCTGAGGCATGGTGGGTGAAGGATTTAATACCGGAGAAGAAGGGTATGGTGTCACAGGAGGATTATTGAATGACCTCTGATCAGTCAGTGGATCAGATGGCACTAGGTTTGGAAGTGACTCCATGGATAATACAGGGTTTTGTATCACAATAGAGTTCTCCTCTGTGTCTTTACCCAAGGAATAGTTCCTTATATCTTGACGAAATGCAGTCACTGTGTTTGCTTCCTGCTTGAAAAGAATAATGTAGCATTTTGTGAGGAACTGACAAAACAAGATGCTGTAGGCTGAGAGGAGGATGACGACCATCTCAACTGCTGGAAGGTACTTTCCTGTGACAGTAACATAAACAGGGCCAAAGATGATCCAGGCAATGGAGAATATCAGCATTGCAAAGGTGATGAACTTAGCATCATTATAACTTTGAGGCAGCTTTCTTCCCTTGTATGCCACACCCAAGCAAATGAGAGCTAAAAAGCCAATATAGCCTAGCATGGCACCAAATAAAGATGTTGAATTCTCATGACAGTACATCAAAAGCTGATTGTCTGGTGCTTTGTTATCCCACATAGGCATTGGAGACTTGAGTGCAAGCCAAATGGCACAGATCAGCACTTGACCTGCCATGCATGTGGCAATAATCACATAAGGCTTGTAGAGTGTCTTCAggaaactttttgttttgggaTTAAATTCAAAGACCAAGACGATTTTGAATGACTTGACCAAGATGCAGGAGATGCACATCGTGAAACTCAAACCAAACAGCACTTGTCGTGCCTTGCACTGCCATTCGTTGGGTCTTCCACCAAATAATAGTACACTAACAAATGTGGTAAAAAGAGATGtaaggaggaggatggagatggGGCCCACAGATGAGCGCACCACAGGCGTTTTCCAGCATGAGATGAAGATGATCCCAACAACAAGGGAAAGCAAAGCTCCGAGAGCTGTAAATGCTAGCACTACAATATGATACTTATCATTCCACTTCAGGTAGACAACTTCTTTTTCAGTACAATTTGAGCTACCCTCTTTGGAGTATTGGGTGGAAGTATCACACTGATGACACGCAGGGGAATCTGTAAAAGGAGggtaaatacacaataaaatattttcaagttGGAGTTGACAATAAGCCACCCAAAAAACTGCTTTGTATTATaattgtttgacttttttattgtatttaaccAGTCTGACTGTTCTCTGTTGTAATACACACCAGTTGTGTTGGAAAAATGGTCCTTTGGACATTTTTCACACTGATAGCAGCAAACTGGTTGGCCTTCAGCTGACATCTTCCTTTCACCTGGTTCACAGCTGACTGAGCACCTGGAAATCACTTCCTGTGAAGAAAAATCATCCTTATCATGCAAGTAAAGTCAGTTACCGTTAAAAGTCACAGTATTAAATAATTAGCTCATTTCCTCAAGTTGGTTCACCTTTTTTACAAGCTGTTACACCTCTGGCTTCAGACcataaatttatataaataaaaactaaaactagtATGTTCACAGTAATATGCAAAAGAAGGGTCATGAATGTCATGCCATGCCAACAATTTCCAATTAGCACAAAGTACAGCAACACATGATGGAAATTAGTGATGTAATTCGTTTGCAGCAGACATATAAGAGCCGAGTGTCAGTGCAGTTTAGGGGTCAGATTTTTCTTTgcagtgttttgtcttttttgaagAATTCCCCTTCAAAACAGAGTAGATAAATTGATAAAGAGATTTTTCTCTATATTATTAGATTTATTCATTGACTTTGAACATATCTGAACATAATCTAAACCCGAAAACAACTCAACCAACAAAGTTTGGAGTAGCTCATATAATTTGTGGCTCATAAAATGTACACAGGTTAACTTCAAGATAGGAGGAAAACAATTCAGTAGTAGAGACAAATACTTACAGTGAGATGGTACAAGTCTTGTTTTTTATCTGAGTTGAAGGTCAGGCTTTGGTTTTTGATGTCATAAAAACCTACAATGTTGTTTGTATTCAGAAAAGATGGTGAGGGCTCCTTCCAAAGGATGACATCATAACCTGAGTCTATGTCACCTCTTTCATCGAATGAATAGTTTTTCCCATCCATGAAGAACATTGTGTTCCGTAAGGCAACTCGGAACTGAAATTGCAGAATGTTCAAAGTTGTGATTAAACCTGGAATGACTAAAAATTGCTAGTTTACACATCAATAATAACTCTATATGAGTATCTCTACTTTATAAATCTCAGTCTCAAAAGATAAAGTACTTAATTAatacccctaattgctcctgatgtgTCGTGGTAGAGCaccttgcatggtagcttccgccatcagtgtgtgagtgtgtgtctgaatgggtgaatgtgacgtatgtaaagcactttgggtaaaagtgctatataagcacggaccatttaccatttaattgTACCTGTAGGGCACAAAAGATCATCAGTGGGATGGTAATCTCAAAAGTATTGCTGTTATATTGTGGGggctttgctttttcttttcttttatattatttatttatttacttgctCTCTACTAACATTATCTGTCTCTTCTGCAACTAAAGGATTCAGTCTGGTTCAGCTGCTTCTCTTTAATTTGGTGTAGCTACACCAGAATTGTCAGCTAGACAATTGGGGACTCGGTTCAGTTGGGGGTTACAACATTCTTCCGGTACTACTCAAACAAACCGGATTTGCACTCCCGTCCTTGTGAGAGGCAGCGTTGCATCAAGAATCACataacaaagaataaaactgcCTCATCTCTTGGTTAATAAAGGGCCATTTTTTTTCTACCGTTTCAAATTTAGGGGAGTGGTAGTCTAGTGGTTACaaaggtgggcttgggtctggacaATCTGGATTCAAGTGCCTGGGGCTAGCAACTAAAGTAAAACCACTGTGAGCCCCTGAGCAAGGTCCTCACCCCCCAACTGCTCCtcggtctggaagaggtgcccGTGAAGCCTCTGAAGTGAAGCTGTAACCAACCATACGCAGactataaatccagctttagccTGTTTGTAGCTTGTGGTGGACAGTATGGCCTTgagagttttttgtttgtttttttttttgctttttctctcttctatcTGTTTTACTATAAGCAGTTGCCTAAATCAAAGCAAACGACACAAAATAAGTCGTAAGATAATACACAGTCTGATTATTAGCCACAGCAAAACCAAATGATGTAACCAGATgcttaatgtaaaataatataaagcTGTGAATGTTGTGTCAGCTGCTAATTTTCTGTGTTCATGATAACTATTTCTTTAACTTCAATACATAGTATtggagtgcatgtgtgtgagtgtgtgtttctgtgtataCTTACTTTCAAGGTTTCCAATGTGGATACATTACACTTTCTGTTGATGCAGAGGTCTGTAACAGCCTGAGCAATTGCTTTAACTGCCAAATCAATACTGAACACGGCATATGGACTTGTCTTGTTAATCAGTTGAGCAATGGCTGTTCCATTGGAACTGTCAGTCTTTTCCCCCTTTAAAAAATCACTCAAAAATGAGTTGTTCTTGGAATGAGCTGGATTTACATCAAGATTGCGGAGAAACTGTATAAACTTGGATGAGTTTCCAGATTTAAAATTGGTCCCAAAGACTGTTCC
The sequence above is drawn from the Melanotaenia boesemani isolate fMelBoe1 chromosome 22, fMelBoe1.pri, whole genome shotgun sequence genome and encodes:
- the gprc6a gene encoding G-protein coupled receptor family C group 6 member A — encoded protein: MKYLLSFCIFLSSLSCHFFYGESRQEARAPGDIIIGGLFPIHESAEVSYASGKEEWTCSRVSTARLAQSLMMVHAVEEINERRELGNLKLGYHIVDSCGDVTTALRNTQSFMRGNDRTQQSPPPVLAVIGDSYSEISIAVTRQLNLENIPQISYGSTSGLLSDKNRFPSFMRTVPEDDHQARAIIEILKYHNWTWVGVVTTDGEYGRYAVERLNHHANKNNICIAFTSVLPDFLGDKMLNDSIDFAVKSITESKNVQVIVSFAKSNHMMYIFDKLLKNPQGRGKVWVASDSWSQSTNALNTTTWKLEDVGTVFGTNFKSGNSSKFIQFLRNLDVNPAHSKNNSFLSDFLKGEKTDSSNGTAIAQLINKTSPYAVFSIDLAVKAIAQAVTDLCINRKCNVSTLETLKFRVALRNTMFFMDGKNYSFDERGDIDSGYDVILWKEPSPSFLNTNNIVGFYDIKNQSLTFNSDKKQDLYHLTEVISRCSVSCEPGERKMSAEGQPVCCYQCEKCPKDHFSNTTDSPACHQCDTSTQYSKEGSSNCTEKEVVYLKWNDKYHIVVLAFTALGALLSLVVGIIFISCWKTPVVRSSVGPISILLLTSLFTTFVSVLLFGGRPNEWQCKARQVLFGLSFTMCISCILVKSFKIVLVFEFNPKTKSFLKTLYKPYVIIATCMAGQVLICAIWLALKSPMPMWDNKAPDNQLLMYCHENSTSLFGAMLGYIGFLALICLGVAYKGRKLPQSYNDAKFITFAMLIFSIAWIIFGPVYVTVTGKYLPAVEMVVILLSAYSILFCQFLTKCYIILFKQEANTVTAFRQDIRNYSLGKDTEENSIVIQNPVLSMESLPNLVPSDPLTDQRSFNNPPVTPYPSSPVLNPSPTMPQANLRLDRKRKQLHRYLSLPESAAHYSR